A region of the Candidatus Schekmanbacteria bacterium RIFCSPLOWO2_02_FULL_38_14 genome:
CTATGGTGCTGATTTTCTCTGCTATGTGACCTCTTCTGAGCACCTTCGCCTGCCAACAGTTGAAGATGTAAGAGAAGGAGTTATGGTTACAAAAATCGCAGCCCATGCAGCAGATATTGCAAAGGGGATAAAAGGAGCAATTGAAAGAGATAACAGGATGTCTCTGGCAAGAAAAAACCTTGACTGGGAAGAACAGATGAGGCTTTCAATTGACCCTGAAAAAGCCGGGGCAATAAGGAAAACCAGCATACCGAAAACCCCTGATGTATGCACAATGTGCGGAGTATTCTGCTCAATGCGGGGAGAGATGATAAATAAACCTTAAATTAAAGGAAACATCATGGCAAAAAGAGGGGCTACATTTTTTGGATTTATCTTAATCATACTGATTGCTGGCGGAGTCTTCATTGCCTCAAAAATTGACTTTCCGGTAAAATCAAAAAAAGTTCTCTGGATGGAAAAATCCCAGCAGAGCGCCAATAAACCAAAAGCTGACAAGTTTGAAAGACCTGATACTTTTGTTAAACTGATAAAAAGGGAAAAACCATCCGTTGTAAATATCAGCACAACACAGATGATAAATCAGCGCAAATATCATCCGTGGGATTTAAAGGACAAAAGAGGCAATCCCTTTGATGATTTTTTTGAAAAGTTTTTTGAAGAGATGCCAAGAAGCGAGCTTAAACGCCAAAGCTTAGGCTCAGGTTTTATAATAAGCAGAGATGGATACATCCTTACCAATTACCACGTGATAGAGAATGCAACAAAAATAACAATTACCTTATCCGATGAAAGAGAATACGAGGCAACAGTTGTTGGAAGAGACCCGAAAACTGATATTGCTCTCATTAAAATCCCTTCTGATGGAAACCTTCCTGTTGCATACCTTGGAGATTCTGACAGCCTTGAAGTCGGGGAATGGTTGATTGCTATAGGAAACCCATTTGGCCTTGCCCATACAGTAACAGTTGGAATAGTAAGTGCAAAGGGAAGGGTCATAGGAATAGGAAATTACGACAATTTCATCCAGACAGATGCCTCAATCAATCCGGGAAACAGCGGAGGACCTCTTTTTAATACAAATGGAGAGGTTGTCGGTATAAATACAGCAATCGTTGCTGCGGGTCAGGGAATAGGGTTTGCAACTCCAATAAATATGGTTAAGGAAATCTTAAAAAGCTTAAAAGAAGAAGGCAGGGCAACAAGGGGATGGCTTGGAGTAAACATCCAGCCCATAGATGAAACAATTGCAAAGACATTCAATCTCGCAGGCACAAAAGGCGCTTTGGTCGGGGATGTAATTGCAGATACACCTGCCGAAAAGGCAGGAATTAAAAGAGGAGATGTAATAGTCCGGTTTAACGGGAAAGACATAGATTCATATCACGACCTTCCAAGAATAGTTGGCAATACAAAAGTCGGGAAAGTTGTTGATGTTGTGGTAATAAGAAACGGTGAAAAAAACATTTTAAAAGTTCTGATTGAAGAGCTTAAAGATAGCCCTGTTATAAAATCCTCTGTACAGATTTCTGATAAGCTCGGCTTGATAGTTTCAGACATAGAACCTCTGGAAGCTAAACGGTTAAATATTCCGGCTGAAGGAATAGTTGTAAGGGAAGTGAAAAAAGGAAGCCTTGCTGATGAATACGATTTAAGAGCTGGTGATATAATACTTCAAATCAACAAGGAAAAACTTTCCGGAGTTGAGGATTATAAGAGAGTTTTAAAGAAACTGGAAGATGAAAAACATCTTGTAATGCTTGTAATTAGAGAAGGAAGAAGTTTTTATCTGAGCATAAAACTTAAATAAAAATTACTTGGCTTTTGGGCTAACATTTACTATTGCGTCTTCCTTGAAAATCTTAACCCTGATAGGTTCTTCTTTTTTTGGATGCTTATCAAGGTATGGTTGGATAATAAAAACCCACAGGACCAGGAAAATGACAAGCGAAAGAAAAATTAGCCTGAGATTATACTTCTGGGGTCTGACTTCAAATCTTTCTTTATCCTCTCCAGTATCAAACCTTTTATAACCCTTGGGCCAAATCCTTTTAACCTGTTGGGTTTTTCCTGTAAGAGACTTAAAATTCTGTGTTTTCTTTAAAACTTTCACCTCTACCCCCTGCTATTATCTGCAATGCGTTATTTTATTTTTAACAATATCAAAAGCTTGCGTCAAGAGAAAGAATCGAGAAAAAATCCTCTTGCATAAAAGTAAAATCTAAAATATAGTTACTCAAATTTGAGTTATTTAAGAGGTCATTGAGAGATGAGTTTAGAAACAGAAATTTCAAGGCTTGAAAATATTGCAAGGGAAACCCGCATTAATATTTTGAAAATGCTCACAATTGCCGGTTCAGGACATACAGGCGGCTCCCTGTCTGCAGTTGAACTGCTTGTCTCCATTTATTTCCACAAGATGCGCCATAAACCGGGAAACCCCAAGTGGGAAGACAGGGATAAATTTGTCCTCTCAAAGGGACACGCTGCCCCTGCCCTTTATGCTGTTCTTGCTATGTCAGGATATTTCCCAAGAGAAGAGCTCATGAACCTGAGAAAAATGGGAAGTATGCTAAGGGGACATCCATACAATGAAGTAACCCCTGGTGTTGAAGTTCCAACAGGCTCTCTTGGACAGGGAATTTCGATGGCAAGCGGGATGGCACTGGCTGCAAAACTCGATAAAAAACCAATCAGGATTTACTCTCTTCTTGGTGACGGGGAATGTCAGGAAGGACAGGTTTGGGAAGCAGCCATGAGTTGCGCACATTACAAGCTTGATAACCTGTGCGCTATGGTAGACAGAAACGGATTTCAGATTGACGGAAAAATAAAGGATATTATGGAAATTGAACCTTTTTCACAGAAATGGAAATCCTTTGGATGGGAAGTTTTTGAAATCGACGGGCACAGTTTCAGAGAAATACTGGATGCGCTTGAAAAAGCAGAGGCAGTAAAAGGAAAACCATCAGTAATAATAGCCAGAACAGTAAAAGGAAAAGGCATTAGTTTTATAGAAAATGTAAATAAATTCCACGGCACATCACCTACAAAAGAGGAGCTTGAAAAGGCTCTGAAAGAACTTGGCGAAAATGCATAGTTGGCTATTTTCTTGATTAAGGAGGATTCTTTGGAAAAACTTCTTGGAACAAGAGAGGCTTATGGTGAAGCCCTTGTTAATCTTGGAGAAAAATACAAAAATTTAGTAGTTCTTGATGCAGACCTCTCCGGTTCAACTAAAACATCAATGTTTGCAAAAGCATTCCCTGACAGGTTCTTCAACATGGGAGTAGCCGAGCAGAATATGGTGGGAACAGCAGCAGGCCTTGCAGCATCAGGAAAAATTGTGTTTGTAAGCACTTTCGCAATATTCCTCACAGGAAGGGCATGGGAACAGGTAAGGCAATCAATTTCATTCCCAAAACAGAACGTGAAACTTGTTTCAAGCCACGGAGGAATAACAGTTGGAAGCGACGGAGCATCACATCAGTCAGTAGAAGATATAAGCCTGATGAGATCTCTCCCGAATATGAAAGTGGTAGTCCCTTCAGACGCTTATGAAGCAAAAAAAGTTATTGAATATGCTGCTGCATTCGTTGGACCAATTTATATCCGCTGTTCAAGAGAAAAATTCCCTGTTCTCTTTGATGAAAATTATGTTTTTGAACTTGGAAAGGGTAAAATTCTGAAAGAAGGGAAAGACGCAACAATTTTTGCCTGTGGAATTATGCTGGCTGTTTCTCTTGAAGCAGCTTTTGTGCTCGAAGAAGAAGGGATAAATGTAAGAGTTGCAAATATGCCTTCTGTCAAGCCAATTGACACAGAATTAATAATCCGCTGTTCAGAGGAAACAGGGACAATAATTACTGCAGAAGAACATTCCATAATCGGAGGGCTCGGGTCTGCTGTTGCTGAGGTGTTGGTTGAAAACTCTCCATGCCCTATGACAAGGGTTGGGATAAAAGACAGATTTGGAATGTCAGGAAGCGTAAAAGACCTCCTTCACGAATACGGATTAACTTCAGAAAACATGGGTAATGCAGTAAAAGTGGCTCTGGAAAAAAAAAGGAAAAAACTCAAACCTGTATACTGAGTTTGTAATCAAATGATTCAGCTTTCTAATGTTGACAAGGTCTATAGCGGAGGCAGATGGGCTTTAAAGGACATAAACCTCCATATAAAAAAGGGGGAGTTTATTTTCATTACTGGTCCAAGCGGTGCAGGCAAAACCACAATTCTAAAGCTTATTTACCTTGGGGACAAAGCCTCTATCGGAGAGGTAATTCTATTTGGGAAAAACTTAGCAAAACTTAAAAAAGGAAGTATTCCCTATTTGCGCAGAAACATGGGCATAATCTTTCAGGATTTTAAACTGCTCCTTGATAAGTCTGCTTATGACAATGTAGCCTTTGCCCTAAGAATACTTGGATTCAAAAAAGGAGATATAAGAAGCAGGGTGCTTGATACACTTAAACTTGTCGGATTGGGAAAAAAATCAGGAGAAATAGCCGGAGGTCTGTCCGGAGGAGAGCAGCAGAGAGTCTGCATAGCAAGAGCTGTGGTCAATGAACCTGCTCTGATTCTTGCTGATGAGCCCACAGGCAATCTTGATGAAGGAAACGCAAACCATGTAATGGAAATTCTCCGTTCTTTAAATTCAAAAGGAACAACAGTTGTTGTTGCAACACATAACAGGGCACTCGTTGAAAGATCTGATGGAAGAAATATCTTTATTGACGGAGGAAAAATAACAAAAGAATGCCTTTTAAGGGAAGGGAATGTTTCTTAAAAACTTAAGCTTCTTTTTTCTGGAAGCATTAAAAAATATCAGAACTAATTTCTATCTGCATCTCACAATAATTCTCATTATATCAATTTCATTCTCTGTTTTAGGAATAATTTTAATATTTGAAACAAATATTGAAAACATTTTAAGTTCAGTATCAGAAGATATGACTTTGGAAGTATTCCTTAAAAATGAAATTAAAGCAGACTCTGAAGATTTTTTAAAGCTTAAAACATTTTTACAAAGCTATCCCCTTGTCAAAAAGATTCATTATATATCACGTTCTCAGGCATATTTTGATTTCAAGAAAAACTTCAGGCAATACAGCAACCTCCTTGAAGAGCTCGGAGACAATCCCTTTCCTGCCTCCTTCCGTTTAGCCCTGAAAAAAGGTTTTGACAACAAAAAGGAACTGATAGATTTAATATCAATCCTGAGCAACTGGAAAAGCATTGAAGACCTGAGCCTTAACAAGGAATGGGTTAATCATTTCTACTCGTTCGTTTCATTAATCAGGATGTCTGTATGGCTTCTCATAGCACTTATAACTGCTGGCATGATTTTGATTATTTATAATGGCATTAAACTGACTATCCATTCAAAATCCCCACAGATAGAAATAATGAAACTGGTCGGAGCTACAAACTGGTTTATACGCGGGCAGTTTATATTTGAAGGAGTTTTGGAAGGGTTGATTGGCGCATCTGTTTCTCTCTTGATTCTTTTTTTAACATATCAATTATTATTCCAGAAAATCACTGATGCATTTTCGTTCCTTTTCCCTCAGCATTCATTTTCTTTTTTACCGGTTGAATATATATTCATAATCATTGTCTCAGGAACAATCATGGGTCTTTTTGGGGCAATTTTGTCCGCTTCAAAATTCCTGAAAGACATCTATGGTTAATATGATTAAAACACCGTCTATTCCTGTTGTTAGCAGGAAGATATAATTTTTGCTTTTTTAAAATGTTAATCAGAACCTGTACAAAATGGCTTTTACCACTCCTTGTTTTTTCATTCTTCTTTTTTATCGTTGAAGCAAAGTACTCCTTGCTGTACAGCTCATCAGAAGATATAGAAAAAAACATTTCTGAAAGCCAGAAAAAATTAAACGACTACAATAAAAAACTGCTCCTGGAAAAAAGTAAATTAGAAAAGCTGAAGGAAAACAAGGCTGATATCCTTTACGGAATAGAAAAACTGAACAATCTGATAGCCGCAAGGAAAAAAGAACTTGAAACGTATAAAAAAGAATATGAAAAAAACCTGCTGCTTCTGAATGAACTTCAGGAGAAAATTGACCAACAGGCAGGCAGGCTTTCCTCTGCCAGGGAAAGACTCGGGAAAAAGCTGAGAGCTGTCTACAAAAACGGAATGTTTCGCCGGATGGAAATCATTTATAACTCAAAAAACTATCTTGATCTCATCCGGAAAATTAAACTGCTTCAGATAATTTCGAAAAATGATGCAGGACTCATAGAAGCCTTCAAGGATGGAATCAGGGAACTGGAAGAGACTAAAAAAAACCTGACTGATTCAAAAAATAAATCTCTTGAAATAGTTGAAAAAATAAAAACAGCTGAAAAAGAAATCCTGATGCGCAAGAGCGAAAAAGAACGCCTTCTTGCTGAAATTAATTCTGACGAGAAAAGGCGCACAGCCTCCCTTGAAAAACTTGAAAATGATTCAAAAAATCTTCAGGATTTGGTTAAAAATCTTTTAAAGAAAAAAACTTCCTCTCAGGAAATAGCAAAGGGAAAAAAGAATTTAGGGAAACTCAAAACAGTTAAGGGAAGCCTCCCCTGGCCTGTGCAAGGAAGAATTATTAAGCTTTTTGGAAAACAGCTCAATCAGGAGCTTAACACATATCTTTATAACAGAGGAATAACAATAAGCGTAGAAAGCGAAAGGAAATTCACTTCAATCTTTGCCGGAACGATTTTGTTTGCAGATAATTTTTCAGGATACGGTAAGCTTATAATAATAGACCATGGAAGTAGTTTGTATTCTGTATATGGCAATGCCGGTGAAATTTACGCAGGAGTCGGAGAGAAAGCAACTCAGGGCAAAATACTCGGGAAAGTTGACGGAGAACTATATTTTGAAATAAGGTACAGGGGAAGCCCACAGGACCCGCTTATGTGGTTGAAAAAGGAATAGACTAATATTATATTTGTAATTTCAGTGTTATTATTTTAGATTTAAAATTGTATTTAAACTGCAAACAAATGGAGGAAAATAAATGCTTAAGAAAAAAAATCTGTATGTTGCTATTGCCGTAATGACCATTGCTGCTGTTCTCGGGATAGCAATAAAAGCAAAGGTTGAAGAGAGAAGAGATGAAATCTATGAAAAGCTGTCTGTTTTTACACAGGCATTCACTCTTGTAAAGGGACAGTATATTGACGCAGAAAAAACAAAAGACAAAGACCTGATTTACGGTGCAATCAATGGAATGCTCAATACCCTTGACCCCCACTCATCCTTTCTTCCCCCTGATATGTATAAGGAAATGCAGATTGAAACCCAGGGGAAATTCGGCGGAGTCGGCATCCAGATTTCAATGGTAAAAGACCAGCTCACAGTAATTACACCTATAGACGATACCCCTGCATTTAAAGCCGGAATAAAGCCTCTTGACAGGATAGTGAAAATAAATGGAGAATCAACGCGTGGCGTGTCGCTTACAGATGCAGTAAAAAAGATGAGGGGCCCTAAAGGGACTAACGTTACAATAACGATAATGCGGGATTCATTCAAAGAACCGAAAGATTTTGTCCTTGAAAGAGATATAATAAAAATAAAAAGCATAAAGTCAAAAATTCTGGATGATATTGGATATCTAAGGATAACCCAGTTTCAGGAAGATACAAGCCGCGAGCTTGATAACGCCCTAAACGATATTTTGAAATCAAATATTAAAGGACTTGTTCTGGATTTGAGGAATAATCCCGGTGGGTTGCTGAACATGGCTTCAGATGTATGCGACCGTTTTCTTAAGGAAGGGAAACTTCTTGTATATACTGTTGACCAGTCAGGAAAAAGAGATTTGGAATTCATTTCAAAGAAAACTCCCCTCTGTCCCAACATACCAATGGCTGTTCTTGTAAACAGCGGAAGTGCAAGCGCATCAGAAATTGTTGCAGGAGCTCTGCAGGATTGGGAAAGAGCTGTGGTAATAGGAGTCAAAACATTTGGCAAGGGCTCTGTTCAGACTGTAATACCATTGAGTGATGGCTCAGCCCTAAGACTTACTACTTCCAGATATTACACTCCAAAGGGAAGGTCTATTCAGGAAAAGGGAATTATGCCTGACATAGAAGTTGAAGAAGCAGAACCAAGCCCTGACAAAAAAGAACAGAGGTTTTTCTTGAGAGAAAAGGACCTGGAGAATCACCTGAAAAATGAAGCTGCAACTGAAAAAACTGGAACAAAAGACAGCAAAGAGAAAAAAGAGGTTGAGAAAGAACCTCAGCCTGAAGAAATCTTACAATCAATAACCTCTCAGGAAATCGACCCATCAAAAGATTACCAGCTTAAAAGGGCTATTGAAATCCTGAAGGGGCACACTATTCTACAAAAACTTTCAGAACAGGCATCATAATAAAAGGCTCAAGGGTTCGAGAGGGACTCCCTCCGGACCCTTGAAATCTCCTTGCGATATTCCCTTTAAATTGAAACAGGCAATGGCTAAAAAAAAGAATAAAGAGACCGGCAGGTCCCCCTATCTCGGAACAATTATTTTTGTTATTGTCGCTGTTGCAGCAGGTGTAATTGCATTAAAGTATATTGAAAAACAAAAAATCCATAGCCAGCTTTTAGAAAATTCTGAAAAATTAAACCTCAGTCTTGAAAGCTCTCTGTTTAAAGCAGGTTTATCAAAAAAAGATATTGTTTCAAGCTCTGAGGAGCTTCGTGAAATAGAAAATGGCAAGATTCTTTTCTGCAAAAGAGTTGTTCTTCTTAAAAAAGGTTTAGCTGCTGAAGATTTGGAAGTTATAGTCAGAAAACTGGCAAAAATAAAAGGAGTTGAGATTGAAAAAGCAGAAGATAATGATGTTGCAAAAAAACAGGGGATAAAGCTTATTGTCAGACTCCATACCTTCCCTGTGCAGGAACTTATTATATACCCTGCTTTACAGGATAAAATATCTGACAGAACGTTAACAAAAGATGAACCCGCAAAAAACCCTGTCATTGCCATCATAATTGATGATATTGGGGGAAGCTTAAAACAGGCAAAACCTTTTCTTGCGATAAATGAACCTATAAATTTTGCAATACTTCCAAACTTAAGCTTTTCAAAAAAAATATCTCGGTTGGCAGGAAAATCAGGAAAGGAAGTTCTCCTCCACTGCCCAATGGAACCTGAAGAATACCCAAAGGCTGATCCCGGTCCCGGAGGGATATTTTTGAAAATGAAAAAAAATGAGATTTTAGAAACGCTTAATGAAAACCTCGATTCAGTTCCCAACGCAGTCGGATTCAATAACCATATGGGGTCAAGGCTTACTCAGGAGAAAAAAAAAATGGAAATCGTTCTGTCCTGGGCTAAAAAAAAGAATCTCTTTTTCATTGACAGCCGTACAACTCCAAAAACCATAGGTGCTGAAACAGCAAGGGAATTAAGCATAAAGACTGCTGAAAGAAAAGTTTTTCTTGATAATATAAGGGAGATTCCTGAAATTGAAAAAGAAATCTCCCGGCTTGCAGAATTTGCAAAAAAAGACGGCAAGGCTATCGGAATCGGACATCCCTACCCCGAAACTGCTGCGGCAATTCAGATGATGATTCCTAAACTAAAGAATGAAGGAATTGAGTTTGTCCCTGTATCTGAAATTGTTGAATGAAAAGTTAGTTTTTGTCAAAGCTAAAACTGCCGGCTCCAAAGCCTGCCACAACAAACAAACCTCCAAGAATGGCTAAATTTTTCATGAACTGAATTACTTGCATCTGGTCAGCAAAGTTTGTATGAAAGATTAAGGTCGTGGGAATGAGAAAAACAACAAGCAGAACTGCGCCTATCCTTGCCTTGTATCCAAGCAGAACAGACAACCCGCCTCCAATTTCAAGGACAATTGCGCATATTGCAAAAAACGCTGTAAAAGGCATTCCAAAAGAAACCATGTACTTTTGCGTCCCTTCAAAATTCATTATCTTCTCAAAACCAGATGCCAAAAAAATCTGTGAAATTAATATCCGACCAATAAGCGGAATGATTTTTTGCATTTTTTATCCTCCTGAGAATAACTATCTGACTTCTGCAGAGGCATTCAAGTCAAATGGATTTGTTCTTATTGCAAGGGAAAACAAATACGGGTAGTCCTTTTTTAAATGCTTCATATAAGACAACCATTCTGAAATAAGCTGTGTATATGCTCTTTTTATGTCAATTGAAAGGTGTTCATAATCAGCATCAGATAAATTCTTAACATCTTTTCTGTGTGCTAATTCATCAGTAAGATGGAAAACTGCCCAGAGAAGGTCTGTGAACGATTCATGCTCAAGAAGATTTGGATTTCCTAAAAGGCGCAGAAGAAAATCCCTTTCACCTATCAAAAAGCTTCTCAGGCTTTCTAAATTTCCATTTATGCTGTTGACCGCATAATCATGGTTTTTAATCCTCTTGCTGACTTCTGCAAATTCCTTTTCAGACCACTCGTTTGTTACAAGAAGATTTTTTCTTATTTCATCTGACTCAGGGTTAAAGCCTGAAAAAAGCCTTAGCAACTCTGTTCCGACCTGACTAAAAAATGTCCCTATTGCCATGTTCGTCTTCTTAAGCATATCGCGCCTCTCCCTCTCGCTCAAAAGCTCATCAATAATCAGCGTTACAAACAAGACCTGAATCGGGAGAAAAGCAAGGTCTCCTATCAGGTAAAGAAAAATATGGTGAGAGTTCCTGAAGATTGCATAGTGCACCAGATAAAAAAACACAGAAACTGCAATCAGCAATATGCCTAAAACAATTTGTCGTCTATAACGTTTCATGATTAAAAGCTTTTTTAAAAGAATTAGCACTTGAAAACTAAGGTGTCAAGGAAGGTTTGCCTCTTACAAAAACAAAAGGGGTGGTTTTACAACCACCCCTGTCTTGTTTTTATATTAATCTATTTCTTTTCAGAAACAGCCTTTGTTATAAGTTCAATGCCTTTTTTGGACTCTTCAACAGAGCGGGCAAGAGACTCTCTTGCCTGTTCAGGATTATGAAAACCATCAGAGTTTTCCGCTGTCCACCATTCCCAAAGAATATGCGC
Encoded here:
- a CDS encoding transketolase, with product MSLETEISRLENIARETRINILKMLTIAGSGHTGGSLSAVELLVSIYFHKMRHKPGNPKWEDRDKFVLSKGHAAPALYAVLAMSGYFPREELMNLRKMGSMLRGHPYNEVTPGVEVPTGSLGQGISMASGMALAAKLDKKPIRIYSLLGDGECQEGQVWEAAMSCAHYKLDNLCAMVDRNGFQIDGKIKDIMEIEPFSQKWKSFGWEVFEIDGHSFREILDALEKAEAVKGKPSVIIARTVKGKGISFIENVNKFHGTSPTKEELEKALKELGENA
- a CDS encoding transketolase, giving the protein MEKLLGTREAYGEALVNLGEKYKNLVVLDADLSGSTKTSMFAKAFPDRFFNMGVAEQNMVGTAAGLAASGKIVFVSTFAIFLTGRAWEQVRQSISFPKQNVKLVSSHGGITVGSDGASHQSVEDISLMRSLPNMKVVVPSDAYEAKKVIEYAAAFVGPIYIRCSREKFPVLFDENYVFELGKGKILKEGKDATIFACGIMLAVSLEAAFVLEEEGINVRVANMPSVKPIDTELIIRCSEETGTIITAEEHSIIGGLGSAVAEVLVENSPCPMTRVGIKDRFGMSGSVKDLLHEYGLTSENMGNAVKVALEKKRKKLKPVY
- a CDS encoding cell division ATP-binding protein FtsE; translation: MIQLSNVDKVYSGGRWALKDINLHIKKGEFIFITGPSGAGKTTILKLIYLGDKASIGEVILFGKNLAKLKKGSIPYLRRNMGIIFQDFKLLLDKSAYDNVAFALRILGFKKGDIRSRVLDTLKLVGLGKKSGEIAGGLSGGEQQRVCIARAVVNEPALILADEPTGNLDEGNANHVMEILRSLNSKGTTVVVATHNRALVERSDGRNIFIDGGKITKECLLREGNVS
- a CDS encoding DoxX family protein, with translation MQKIIPLIGRILISQIFLASGFEKIMNFEGTQKYMVSFGMPFTAFFAICAIVLEIGGGLSVLLGYKARIGAVLLVVFLIPTTLIFHTNFADQMQVIQFMKNLAILGGLFVVAGFGAGSFSFDKN